One Corynebacterium uterequi DNA segment encodes these proteins:
- a CDS encoding MFS transporter, translated as MTASTSAGGRVTRPFGMRDRIGYMFGDFGNDFTFILQSTFFMLFYTNVVGINPAHVGTLLLVARIVDGFTDVGMGIIIDRLPVKGHGDKFRRWIKWIAIPVAVASALMYMSFVADFNSYGAKLAWMCATYFLWGSLCYTAINIPYGSMASVMTADPDQRAQLSAWRSTGATMANLVITSTLPLFVYTTNAAGVNVLNGKAMTISAIVCSVLAVLCYSMLYINVQERVEATKAAEPVGIGKMLGSVVSNKALLGLIVAALLLLLSMMFLGGMLSYLFLAYYNNGRLQSPANLLALLPSLSLIVIAPWLGKKFGKTEVGIVTMIITGAILVAAYFLKLNSIQWMIAYGFAMFGINIFNFLIWAFITDIIDFQEVKTGQRDDATIYAVYSWARKLGQAGAGFLIGASLGWVGYDSALAASGGQQSKETLDAIYALVNLVPGIGAFLVAAALFFLYPLKRKVVLANTAILNERRAAEATQA; from the coding sequence ATGACCGCTTCTACCAGCGCCGGGGGACGAGTGACGCGCCCCTTCGGCATGCGCGATCGCATCGGCTACATGTTCGGTGACTTCGGTAACGACTTCACCTTCATTCTTCAGTCCACCTTCTTCATGCTGTTCTACACCAACGTGGTCGGCATCAACCCCGCCCACGTCGGTACCCTGCTCCTGGTCGCCCGCATCGTGGACGGCTTCACCGACGTCGGCATGGGCATCATCATCGACCGCCTGCCGGTCAAGGGGCACGGCGACAAGTTCCGCCGCTGGATCAAGTGGATCGCCATTCCCGTCGCCGTCGCCTCGGCGCTGATGTACATGAGCTTCGTGGCGGACTTCAACTCCTACGGTGCCAAGCTCGCCTGGATGTGCGCCACCTACTTCCTGTGGGGCTCCCTCTGCTACACGGCTATCAACATCCCTTACGGCTCGATGGCCTCCGTCATGACTGCCGACCCGGACCAGCGCGCCCAGCTCTCCGCCTGGCGTTCCACCGGCGCCACCATGGCGAACCTCGTCATCACCTCCACGCTGCCGCTGTTCGTCTACACGACCAACGCCGCCGGGGTCAACGTCCTCAATGGCAAGGCCATGACCATCTCGGCCATCGTCTGCTCCGTGCTTGCCGTCCTGTGCTACTCGATGCTCTACATCAACGTTCAGGAACGCGTCGAAGCAACCAAGGCCGCAGAACCCGTCGGCATCGGCAAGATGCTCGGCTCCGTCGTTTCCAACAAGGCCCTGCTTGGCCTCATCGTTGCCGCCCTGCTCCTGCTGCTGTCGATGATGTTCCTCGGTGGCATGCTCAGCTACCTCTTCCTCGCCTACTACAACAACGGCCGCCTTCAGTCCCCGGCGAACCTCCTCGCTCTCCTGCCGTCGCTGAGCCTCATCGTTATCGCCCCCTGGCTTGGCAAGAAGTTCGGTAAGACCGAGGTCGGCATCGTCACGATGATCATCACCGGCGCTATCCTCGTCGCCGCCTACTTCCTCAAGCTGAACTCCATTCAGTGGATGATCGCCTACGGCTTCGCAATGTTCGGCATCAACATCTTCAACTTCCTCATCTGGGCGTTCATCACCGACATCATCGACTTCCAGGAAGTCAAGACCGGACAGCGAGACGACGCTACCATCTACGCCGTCTACTCTTGGGCCCGCAAGCTCGGCCAGGCCGGCGCTGGCTTCCTCATCGGAGCCTCCCTCGGCTGGGTTGGTTACGACTCTGCTCTCGCCGCCTCCGGTGGACAGCAGTCGAAGGAAACCCTGGACGCCATCTATGCCCTCGTCAACCTCGTCCCGGGTATCGGTGCTTTCCTCGTCGCAGCGGCGCTCTTCTTCCTCTACCCGCTCAAGCGCAAGGTTGTGCTGGCGAACACCGCCATCCTCAACGAGCGCCGCGCCGCGGAAGCCACGCAAGCCTAG
- a CDS encoding prephenate dehydrogenase, protein MTSPNAPRPVCIIGLGLIGGSLLRDLAAAGYSVYGYNRSTSGARSARKAGFDVSDDLDDTLRKANDDAAIIVLAVPMGAVSGILDRVVELAPRCGITDVVSVKGPVYDEIRRHGLERRYVGGHPMAGTQFSGWRASKEGLFVRAAWVITYDYAAECEERGERTPQEWIDLFSDVTRMIVRVKAEAVPARVANHDMAVARVSHLPHVIASALSVVGDHGGIMAQSLAAGSFKDATRVAATDPALQRAMCESNAASLVVALDDFIHQLNQARDALDSDEPNIAELIEFGHRTRTRLEARSGARKESVSPVKISSRPVLRLHPGGPHWVRQLAQTEDIGGRIEIF, encoded by the coding sequence GTGACTTCCCCTAACGCTCCCCGCCCCGTCTGCATCATCGGCCTCGGCCTCATCGGCGGCTCGCTGCTGCGCGACCTCGCCGCCGCCGGGTACTCCGTGTACGGCTACAACCGGTCCACTTCCGGCGCCCGCAGCGCCCGCAAGGCCGGTTTCGACGTCAGCGACGACCTCGACGATACCCTCCGCAAGGCCAACGACGACGCCGCCATCATTGTCTTGGCCGTCCCCATGGGCGCCGTGAGCGGGATCCTCGACCGAGTCGTCGAATTAGCACCCCGTTGCGGTATTACCGACGTAGTCTCCGTTAAGGGACCCGTCTACGACGAGATCCGACGCCACGGGCTGGAACGACGCTACGTCGGCGGCCACCCCATGGCCGGAACCCAGTTCTCGGGATGGCGCGCCTCCAAGGAAGGCCTCTTCGTCCGAGCAGCGTGGGTCATCACCTACGATTACGCCGCCGAATGCGAGGAACGCGGGGAACGCACCCCTCAGGAGTGGATCGACCTCTTTAGCGACGTCACCCGCATGATCGTACGCGTGAAGGCGGAGGCCGTGCCCGCCCGCGTCGCCAACCACGACATGGCTGTCGCCCGCGTCTCCCACCTGCCTCACGTCATCGCCTCCGCACTCTCCGTCGTCGGCGACCACGGTGGCATCATGGCCCAGTCGCTCGCCGCCGGCTCCTTCAAGGACGCCACCCGCGTCGCGGCGACCGACCCCGCGCTCCAGCGCGCCATGTGCGAATCCAACGCCGCCTCCCTCGTCGTCGCCCTCGACGACTTCATTCACCAACTCAACCAGGCCAGGGATGCGCTCGACAGCGATGAACCCAACATCGCTGAGCTCATCGAGTTCGGGCACCGCACCCGCACCCGCCTCGAAGCCCGCTCCGGCGCCCGCAAGGAATCCGTCTCCCCGGTCAAGATTTCCTCCCGCCCCGTCCTGCGGCTGCACCCCGGTGGGCCGCACTGGGTCCGCCAGCTCGCCCAGACTGAAGACATCGGCGGCCGCATCGAGATTTTCTAG
- a CDS encoding Gfo/Idh/MocA family protein has product MSKKIRLGIIGLGAEGGMYATFLNEGRIENMEIGAICDILPEKKADADKYGVPFYEDYKEMVTSGDVDAVVTTVPHYLHPEMGIFALEHGIHALVEKPVGVYTKQARELIDFAATKPELKFGVFFNQRTNPLYKDLKELLASGELGQLRHTSWIITTWWRPQGYYNQSDWRATWGGEGGGVLVNQAPHQLDLWQWICGAPKSVFAKAQYGFRRDIAVEDEVNALVEFDNGATGTFITCTHDMVGTDRLEILCDKGKVVVDNSNTVTVTRLKENEEVLSRGMDMEAVRKLFTGQMDMNEYMTVETKTYESVWGGQHCEVMRNFAAAINGEEELLAPGGDGIFGVRLANGIHLSSWTGKDVDLENFDEETYLAELNKRIREEGKWEERN; this is encoded by the coding sequence GTGTCTAAGAAAATCCGGCTAGGAATCATCGGCCTCGGCGCTGAGGGCGGCATGTACGCCACCTTCCTCAACGAGGGGCGCATCGAGAACATGGAAATCGGCGCGATTTGCGACATCCTGCCCGAGAAGAAGGCCGATGCCGACAAGTACGGTGTGCCGTTCTACGAGGACTACAAGGAGATGGTGACCTCGGGCGACGTCGACGCCGTCGTTACCACCGTCCCCCACTACCTCCACCCGGAGATGGGCATCTTCGCCCTCGAGCACGGCATCCACGCCCTGGTCGAGAAGCCGGTCGGCGTCTACACCAAGCAGGCCCGTGAACTCATCGACTTCGCCGCCACCAAGCCGGAACTGAAGTTCGGTGTGTTCTTCAACCAGCGCACCAACCCCCTGTACAAGGACCTCAAGGAACTGCTGGCCTCCGGAGAGCTCGGCCAGCTGCGCCACACCTCCTGGATCATCACCACCTGGTGGCGTCCCCAGGGCTACTACAACCAGTCCGATTGGCGCGCCACCTGGGGCGGCGAGGGCGGCGGCGTCCTCGTTAACCAGGCACCGCACCAGCTCGACCTGTGGCAGTGGATCTGCGGCGCCCCGAAGTCCGTCTTCGCCAAGGCCCAGTACGGCTTCCGCCGTGACATCGCTGTCGAAGACGAGGTCAACGCCCTCGTCGAGTTCGACAACGGCGCTACCGGCACGTTCATCACCTGCACCCACGACATGGTGGGCACCGACCGACTTGAGATCCTGTGCGACAAGGGCAAGGTTGTGGTCGACAACTCCAACACCGTCACCGTGACCCGCCTCAAGGAGAACGAGGAAGTGCTCTCTCGCGGCATGGACATGGAGGCCGTCCGCAAGCTCTTTACCGGCCAGATGGACATGAACGAATACATGACCGTCGAAACCAAGACCTACGAATCGGTCTGGGGTGGCCAGCACTGCGAGGTTATGCGTAACTTCGCGGCGGCCATCAACGGTGAAGAGGAACTGCTCGCCCCGGGCGGCGACGGCATCTTCGGCGTCCGTCTTGCCAACGGCATCCACCTGTCCTCCTGGACCGGCAAGGACGTTGACCTCGAGAACTTCGACGAGGAGACCTACCTCGCTGAACTCAACAAGCGCATTCGCGAAGAAGGTAAGTGGGAGGAGCGTAACTAA
- a CDS encoding sugar phosphate isomerase/epimerase family protein → MADIGVQMMMLKDQVAELGMYPVLEKLKELNIASVEVSQIPMDEENTAALERGIKELGIAVGALSVALKPGPTATGDNLEEHYDKIVADCQRLGVKFLRIGMMPFDAMVSREATEAWAAEVAPWADKLAADGIILCYHNHHVDLHKFANGERIFDVVRRVAPNLHFEVDLHWVQRGGMAPLDMLEQYSGVCKLIHVKDYRVTSLPQEAIDLMVSGKVMEGYDKFVNIIEFAEVGQGNMNWPDLLPAAQEAGAEFFFIEQDMTYGRDPFDCIKDSREYLTSIGW, encoded by the coding sequence ATGGCTGACATTGGCGTCCAAATGATGATGCTCAAGGACCAGGTGGCCGAACTTGGCATGTACCCGGTGCTTGAGAAGCTCAAGGAGCTCAACATCGCGTCCGTGGAGGTGTCTCAGATCCCCATGGATGAGGAAAACACCGCAGCCCTGGAGCGAGGCATCAAGGAGTTGGGTATCGCCGTCGGCGCGCTGTCGGTGGCCCTCAAGCCTGGCCCCACCGCCACCGGTGACAACCTCGAAGAGCACTACGACAAGATCGTGGCAGACTGTCAGCGCCTGGGCGTGAAGTTCCTGCGCATCGGCATGATGCCCTTCGACGCCATGGTGTCTCGTGAAGCCACCGAGGCATGGGCGGCAGAGGTCGCCCCGTGGGCGGACAAGCTCGCCGCCGATGGCATCATCCTGTGCTACCACAATCACCACGTGGACCTGCATAAGTTTGCCAATGGTGAGCGCATCTTCGACGTGGTTCGCCGCGTTGCCCCGAACCTGCACTTCGAGGTAGACCTCCACTGGGTGCAGCGCGGCGGCATGGCCCCGCTGGACATGCTCGAACAGTACTCGGGCGTGTGCAAGCTCATCCACGTTAAGGACTACCGCGTGACGTCGCTGCCCCAGGAGGCCATCGACCTCATGGTCTCCGGCAAGGTCATGGAGGGCTACGACAAGTTCGTGAACATCATCGAGTTCGCGGAGGTTGGCCAGGGCAATATGAATTGGCCGGATCTGCTCCCGGCCGCCCAGGAGGCAGGTGCGGAGTTCTTCTTCATCGAGCAGGACATGACCTATGGGCGTGATCCCTTCGATTGCATCAAGGACTCCCGCGAGTACTTGACGTCGATCGGCTGGTAG
- a CDS encoding HNH endonuclease signature motif containing protein, with protein MNLLDMIATLQTHGMGLLEVLRPLSRASLTDLGFTRSQVFLLSQAAETFWGRTKHRAKQSRARDAAADGKLAVGALIGIDKAARKLHDGSRFDVLEELCLLRGTTDDIIAQANAVVRERNRKAKDAENKARKRRALRGGQTTDAAGMRTATFTLPERDMADLLAVLRADAEKLQQADPTLTSEQALADALVNAVHHGGGAVPAKAVPLVVISLPDWAHLLNHEGDDTIFGLTDGTTMTGAEVVNSCVSDYHLSMLYAPERGPVNLYRSDRFFNLKQRRMAQTETMVCAVPGCHRPATECHPHHVTAWAQGGDTNAANCAMLCAKHNGQNDDDPNAPPRNGRIERRGADLVFDSPHNRTPEPNRHPMTRYSSGAAAQRHRDDLTARHER; from the coding sequence ATGAACCTCCTGGACATGATCGCCACCTTGCAGACTCACGGCATGGGCCTGCTGGAGGTGCTGCGACCATTGTCCCGCGCGTCCCTCACCGACCTAGGCTTTACCCGCAGCCAGGTATTTCTCCTTTCTCAGGCCGCCGAGACCTTCTGGGGACGAACCAAGCACCGCGCCAAACAAAGCAGGGCGCGGGACGCCGCAGCCGACGGGAAACTCGCCGTCGGCGCCCTTATCGGCATTGACAAAGCCGCCCGCAAACTCCACGACGGCTCCCGCTTCGACGTCCTCGAAGAACTGTGCCTCCTTCGCGGCACCACCGACGACATCATCGCCCAAGCCAACGCCGTCGTCAGGGAAAGAAACCGGAAAGCCAAAGACGCCGAAAACAAGGCCCGCAAGCGACGCGCCCTTCGCGGCGGCCAAACCACCGACGCCGCCGGCATGCGCACCGCCACCTTCACCCTGCCCGAACGAGACATGGCCGACCTCCTCGCCGTACTCCGGGCAGACGCCGAGAAACTCCAGCAGGCTGACCCAACCCTTACTAGCGAGCAGGCCCTGGCCGACGCCCTCGTCAACGCCGTTCACCACGGTGGTGGGGCCGTCCCCGCGAAAGCCGTGCCTCTCGTCGTCATCTCCTTGCCGGACTGGGCACACCTACTTAATCACGAAGGCGACGACACCATCTTCGGCCTCACCGACGGCACCACCATGACTGGTGCCGAAGTCGTCAACAGCTGCGTCAGTGACTACCACCTCAGCATGCTCTATGCCCCTGAACGCGGACCGGTCAACCTCTACCGATCGGATAGGTTCTTCAACCTCAAACAACGACGGATGGCTCAAACCGAAACCATGGTCTGCGCCGTACCCGGATGCCACCGGCCCGCCACCGAATGTCACCCTCACCATGTCACCGCCTGGGCCCAGGGTGGCGATACTAACGCCGCCAACTGCGCCATGTTGTGCGCCAAACACAACGGGCAGAACGACGACGACCCCAACGCTCCACCACGAAACGGCCGCATCGAGCGACGCGGTGCCGACCTGGTGTTTGACTCTCCCCACAACCGAACCCCCGAGCCCAACCGCCACCCCATGACGAGATACAGCTCAGGAGCAGCCGCTCAGCGGCACCGCGATGACCTAACAGCACGGCACGAACGTTAA
- a CDS encoding tRNA adenosine deaminase-associated protein yields MQDYSFAVTVTSVDGRWLVKSFPDDFTNPRTAIMAVRSLRAEAAAFALLCVEDEYFVIARPGPNGTAVFLSDVTMAVDDDFAAGWAAEANLEVPDIAPEDLDDVDPLPDGDFAILGDLGVGEELLSVFVDDPDLAPSEALERIAEELGCLDELNDAIDG; encoded by the coding sequence ATGCAGGACTACAGCTTTGCGGTGACTGTCACGAGTGTGGACGGTCGGTGGCTTGTTAAGTCGTTTCCGGATGATTTCACCAACCCGAGGACCGCGATCATGGCGGTGCGGTCCCTGCGCGCCGAAGCCGCGGCGTTCGCTTTGCTGTGCGTGGAGGATGAGTACTTCGTTATCGCCCGTCCGGGGCCCAACGGCACGGCGGTCTTCCTCTCGGATGTGACGATGGCCGTCGATGACGACTTTGCTGCTGGCTGGGCGGCGGAGGCCAACTTGGAGGTTCCGGATATCGCTCCGGAGGATCTCGACGACGTCGACCCGCTGCCCGACGGCGACTTCGCCATCCTGGGGGACTTGGGCGTTGGTGAGGAGCTGTTGAGTGTGTTCGTGGATGACCCGGATCTGGCTCCGTCGGAGGCGTTGGAGCGTATCGCCGAGGAGCTGGGCTGTCTCGACGAGCTGAACGACGCAATCGACGGCTAG
- a CDS encoding sugar phosphate isomerase/epimerase family protein: protein MWTITGFADEIANDLDEQISLLNQLGIKFVEFRSAWGTKVLDLSDEQLREAKAKLDAAGIKLSSVGSDLGKISITDPFEDHLERARHGVEVAKFFGAPYIRMFSFFIPEGEDADNYRDEVLSRTRAMVELAEAGGITLLHENEKDIYGDIPRRVVDLITSIDSPNYRAIFDPANYVQCGYQPADEAYPEVKDFIDYIHVKDATTPTEEEPLGIITPAGEGDGQFVDLFTKFKADGYEGFVSLEPHLGDFDEFGGLCGPDLWTKAYNGLVTVLNKAGVEYK from the coding sequence ATGTGGACCATCACTGGATTCGCTGATGAAATTGCCAATGACCTCGATGAACAGATCTCCCTGCTCAACCAGTTGGGTATCAAGTTCGTAGAGTTCCGCAGCGCCTGGGGCACCAAGGTTTTGGATCTCAGCGACGAGCAGCTCCGCGAAGCCAAGGCCAAGCTCGACGCAGCCGGCATCAAGCTTTCCTCCGTCGGCAGTGACCTCGGCAAGATCTCGATCACCGACCCGTTCGAGGACCACCTTGAGCGCGCCCGCCACGGCGTCGAGGTCGCCAAGTTCTTCGGTGCTCCCTATATCCGGATGTTCTCCTTCTTCATCCCCGAAGGCGAGGATGCCGACAACTACCGCGACGAGGTCCTCTCGCGCACCCGCGCCATGGTCGAGCTCGCCGAAGCCGGCGGGATCACCCTCCTGCACGAAAATGAGAAAGACATCTACGGAGATATCCCGCGCCGCGTTGTCGACCTCATTACCAGCATCGATTCCCCGAACTACCGCGCCATCTTTGACCCGGCCAACTACGTCCAGTGCGGATACCAGCCCGCCGACGAGGCCTACCCGGAAGTCAAGGACTTCATCGACTACATTCACGTCAAGGACGCAACCACCCCCACCGAGGAGGAGCCGCTGGGCATCATCACCCCGGCGGGCGAAGGCGATGGCCAGTTTGTCGACCTCTTTACCAAGTTCAAGGCCGACGGCTACGAGGGCTTCGTCTCCCTGGAGCCGCACCTGGGTGACTTCGACGAGTTCGGCGGCCTGTGCGGCCCCGACCTGTGGACCAAGGCTTACAACGGCCTCGTGACGGTCCTCAACAAGGCGGGTGTGGAGTACAAGTAA
- a CDS encoding CsbD family protein: MGDIQNKVDDFAGKAKEAAGDVTNNESLENEGKADQTKADFKETLSNAADAVKDKANEVLGKFQDKK, from the coding sequence ATGGGTGACATTCAGAACAAGGTTGACGACTTCGCCGGCAAGGCTAAGGAAGCCGCTGGCGACGTTACGAACAACGAGAGCCTGGAGAACGAGGGCAAGGCCGATCAGACCAAGGCCGACTTCAAGGAGACCCTCTCCAACGCCGCCGACGCCGTGAAGGACAAGGCTAACGAGGTCCTGGGCAAGTTCCAGGACAAGAAGTAA
- a CDS encoding Gfo/Idh/MocA family protein, giving the protein MTTAALIGCGDVSTVHFEALREIDDIELIGVYDRDPDAAIRAARTYGGRVYNSSDAVLAAQPDVLHITTPHDQHTHLVLKAIEAGVHVLQEKPLAHSIAEGQKIVDAAADASVKVGVCFQNRYNVSSQQLRRLLDDGSLGNIYGSYSSVVWTRNDGYYSDKPWRGQKERSGGGLLMNQAIHTLDLVQWFLGEVVDVSGKVSTDKYGEIIDVEDTAHAYLTHDTGLHTSFYGTLTAPRHRPVELELDCENAYVILRDGLEVQWNDGTVDRYEERRAPSGGRSYWGVSHELLIRDFYSKLDDDEPFWISPEEALKSLSIAQAIYASSNSN; this is encoded by the coding sequence ATGACCACCGCAGCACTCATCGGGTGTGGCGACGTCTCCACCGTTCACTTCGAGGCGCTCCGGGAGATCGACGACATCGAACTCATCGGTGTCTACGACCGCGACCCCGACGCCGCCATCCGCGCCGCCCGCACCTACGGCGGCAGGGTCTACAACTCCTCCGACGCGGTGTTAGCCGCCCAGCCAGACGTCCTCCACATCACCACCCCTCACGACCAGCACACCCACCTGGTCCTGAAGGCCATCGAAGCAGGGGTTCACGTTCTGCAGGAAAAACCCCTCGCCCATTCCATCGCCGAGGGCCAGAAAATCGTCGACGCCGCCGCCGACGCCAGCGTCAAGGTAGGCGTTTGCTTCCAGAACCGGTACAACGTTTCCTCCCAGCAGCTACGACGCCTGCTCGACGACGGCAGCCTCGGAAACATCTACGGCTCCTACTCCTCCGTGGTCTGGACCCGCAACGACGGCTATTACAGCGACAAGCCCTGGCGGGGGCAGAAGGAACGCTCCGGTGGCGGCCTCCTCATGAACCAAGCCATCCATACCCTGGACCTCGTCCAATGGTTCCTGGGCGAAGTGGTGGACGTCAGCGGCAAGGTCTCCACGGATAAGTACGGCGAGATCATCGACGTGGAAGACACCGCCCACGCCTACCTCACCCACGACACCGGCCTTCACACCTCGTTCTACGGCACTCTCACCGCCCCCCGGCATCGCCCCGTTGAGCTCGAGCTTGACTGCGAGAATGCCTACGTCATCCTCCGGGACGGCCTTGAAGTCCAATGGAACGACGGCACCGTAGACCGGTACGAGGAACGGCGCGCCCCCAGCGGCGGGCGGTCCTACTGGGGAGTCAGCCACGAGTTACTCATCAGGGACTTCTACAGCAAACTCGACGATGACGAACCCTTCTGGATCTCGCCAGAAGAAGCCCTCAAGTCCTTGAGCATCGCCCAGGCAATCTACGCATCATCCAACAGCAACTAG
- a CDS encoding nucleoside deaminase encodes MRRALAVARTTPVGDIPVGAVIFAPDGSELATGTNRREADGDPTAHAEVVAIRRAAQTYGDGWRLTGCELVVTLEPCVMCAGAAVGARVDSIVFGAWEPRTGACGSLVDAVRAPGAMHVPEVRGGVLGAETAELLSEFFETLRS; translated from the coding sequence ATGCGGCGGGCCCTGGCGGTAGCGCGCACCACCCCGGTGGGTGACATTCCGGTGGGTGCGGTGATTTTCGCCCCGGACGGATCGGAGCTGGCTACGGGCACGAACCGTCGGGAGGCCGACGGGGACCCCACGGCGCATGCGGAGGTGGTGGCGATCCGTCGAGCGGCGCAGACCTACGGTGATGGCTGGCGCCTGACTGGTTGCGAGCTGGTGGTGACGCTGGAGCCGTGCGTCATGTGTGCGGGGGCGGCCGTCGGCGCGCGGGTGGACTCCATTGTTTTCGGAGCGTGGGAACCGCGTACGGGGGCGTGTGGGTCTCTGGTGGACGCCGTGCGGGCGCCGGGGGCCATGCACGTTCCCGAAGTGCGCGGGGGCGTGCTCGGAGCAGAGACTGCTGAGCTGCTGTCGGAGTTCTTTGAGACGTTGCGCTCCTAG